In Scylla paramamosain isolate STU-SP2022 chromosome 31, ASM3559412v1, whole genome shotgun sequence, one DNA window encodes the following:
- the LOC135088676 gene encoding myotubularin-related protein 4-like isoform X2, whose amino-acid sequence MINVLYESLQVGRVLSYLTHSPVSMDGEDSGGGTGDTSTYQVLAAQDSYPKQICQFDEPSLSIPFIPLSGEYALFVGRTSEGLIAHSNYRVFLQQRDATYHIPLGVVEVVECREIFFLYLLCKDTKSYKCTFPTGEQCAEWQRRLTKALSLPQRLENVFAFAFYMWSMEETRELHNALVEPEGQQSYAVRAEKMFDEEVRRLGFDLGGAWRISMANSEYQLCPTYPKKLVVPASINDNVLDFVARFRAARRIPAVVWRHANGAVIARCSQPEVGWLGWRSSEDEDLVKAISEACAYDSPISSSNGIGITSSQLAPRNDSDKEAVTPSSDIPSLCDLPEAKAQADIKKVLIVDARSYATAVANRARGGGCECPEYYPQCEIQFMNLANIHTIRKSHHALRQLASSSPDIPNWLSLLENSRWLGHLSGLFKAAVTIVQAVEREARPVLVHCSDGWDRTPQLTALSQLLLDPYYRTIDGFVVLIEREWVEFGHKFSDRCGIGRCCEDINERCPVFLQWLDCVHHLLYWYPTAFQFNQAFLVKLAQHVYSNLFGTFLCNSSQERVQADIGDRSYSVWSFLKANKQRYTNYLYVPTQQVLYPSCHIKDLRLWTSVYMPEMGEVTADTTTSAHPSVGDDEVPCIYLPHHQLPCYQQLDEDEDIQGGGGELVKTKSYDDLLAGTSPPSHQPLRRSSDPNIRESGPNMAMLNSALGAELGNDDSEAAVDHANEDAASEDLDAYEDSTSEPIGERQNDESESLTLCEPSVSESEIHECVSIVQNEPCDIGVESGEEANELLGQECVELQEKCIIKVTDSKRDTNSEKVHNRKGTTGERQFKSLAEQSIEGSTDTLVAEIGIIATEEKVSQDKNSEQMPMLNREGGQNSPKSILQGKCFPFMNGAVGEEEVSAASNNRKKQSTSSNPESIEDRAERRTVNGVPNMSSVMHSVAASGCSICLQSKKLLDETSAGDSWRSAGLMNEGSIGGGAVRGVTTGPGSRVSLYSTPMHSRTPSSCIPSTPCEDRLGAGDSKSGTFATLDGLHSVSDEVTKRLHQILLHHQSEKESLKRDLQATRHALYNQIQHNRCHNHHHDGTEDQMSLPESVGSGSGGSVGQESGVSDTSWEAVEEGDARPTLWVPDHAVDSCMGCNTQFWMGRRKHHCRSCGKIFCSDCSEHSIPIPREQLYQPVRVCGTCFFTLGMEHTKPKIVAAASN is encoded by the exons ATGATCAATGTTTTGTATGAAAGTCTACAAGTGGGAAGAGTGTTGTCATATTT GACTCACAGCCCAGTGAGCATGGACGGTGAGGATAGTGGTGGAGGAACAGGGGATACATCCACTTACCAG GTATTAGCGGCCCAAGACTCGTATCCGAAGCAGATCTGCCAGTTTGATGAGCCCTCCCTGTCCATCCCGTTCATCCCTCTGAGTGGGGAGTACGCCCTGTTTGTGGGGCGCACCTCAGAGGGCCTCATTGCCCACTCCAACTACCGGGTGTTCTTGCAACAGCGCGATGCTACGTACCATATTCCCCTcggggtggtggaggtagtggagtgTCGGGagatcttcttcctctacctgcTCTGTAAAGACACCAAATCTTATAA ATGTACGTTCCCAACTGGCGAGCAGTGTGCTGAGTGGCAGCGGCGTCTGACCAAGGCTTTGTCTCTCCCTCAACGTCTTGAAAATGTCTTTGCCTTTGCCTTCTACATGTGGAGCATGGAGGAGACGCGTGAGCTGCACAATGCCCTGGTTGAACCTGAAGGCCAGCAGTCTTATGCTGTACGGGCTGAGAAAATGTTTGATGAAGAG GTACGACGACTCGGCTTTGACTTGGGAGGAGCGTGGCGCATCTCAATGGCAAACAGTGAATACCAGCTTTGTCCCACATATCCCAAGAAGCTGGTGGTTCCGGCATCAATCAACGACAATGTACTGGACTTTGTGGCACGGTTCAGGGCAGCAAGAAGGATTCCAGCTGTGGTGTGGAG GCATGCCAATGGAGCTGTCATTGCTCGATGTAGTCAGCCTGAAGTTGGCTGGTTGGGTTGGCGTTCCAGTGAAGATGAGGACTTGGTGAAGGCCATCTCTGAAGCTTGTGCCTATGACAGCCCCATCTCATCCTCCAATGGTATCGGTATTACATCCTCCCAGCTGGCACCACGAAACGACAGCGACAAAGAAGCCGTTACTCCATCCTCTGATATTCCATCTCTGTGTGATTTGCCAGAAGCCAAGGCTCAGGCAGACATAAAG AAAGTACTAATTGTGGATGCTAGATCATATGCAACAGCTGTGGCCAACCGAGCTCGAGGGGGAGGGTGTGAGTGTCCAGAATACTACCCTCAGTGTGAAATTCAGTTCATGAACCTTGCTAACATTCACACCATTCGCAAGTCTCACCACGCCCTTCGTCAGCTGGCATCCTCCTCTCCTGACATCCCCaa TTGGTTGTCCTTACTGGAGAACTCTCGGTGGCTGGGACATCTGTCAGGACTGTTCAAGGCAGCTGTGACAATAGTACAGGCGGTGGAGCGGGAGGCCAGGCCAGTCCTTGTTCACTGCTCAGATGGATGGGACCGAACACCCCAGCTGACAGCTCTCTCTCAATTGCTGCTTGACCCTTACTACAGAACTATAGAT GGCTTTGTGGTTCTCATTGAGCGTGAGTGGGTAGAATTTGGCCACAAGTTCAGTGACAGGTGTGGTATTGGCCGCTGTTGTGAGGACATCAATGAGAGGTGTCCGGTGTTCCTGCAGTGGCTTGACTGTGTCCACCACCTCCTGTACTGGTATCCCACTGCATTCCAGTTCAATCAAGCTTTTCTG GTCAAACTAGCACAGCATGTGTACAGCAACCTGTTTGGCACATTCCTGTGTAACTCTTCCCAAGAGCGGGTCCAGGCTGACATTGGCGACCGATCCTACTCTGTGTGGTCCTTCCTCAAGGCCAACAAGCAGCGATACACCAACTACCTCTACGTCCCCACTCAGCAG GTGCTATACCCCTCGTGCCACATTAAAGACCTGCGTCTGTGGACGTCAGTGTACATGCCTGAGATGGGTGAGGTGACggctgacaccaccaccagtgctcACCCgagtgttggtgatgatgag GTACCCTGCATCTACTTACCACACCATCAGCTACCTTGCTACCAACAACTA gatgaagatgaggacattcaaggtggaggaggagaattagtcAAGACCAAATCATATGATGACCTCCTGGCTggtacctcccctccctcacaccagCCCCTGCGGCGCTCCTCAGACCCAAACATCAGAGAAAG TGGACCCAATATGGCTATGCTCAACTCTGCTCTTGGAGCTGAATTAGGAAATGATGACTCTGAGGCTGCTGTTGACCATGCCAATGAGGACGCAGCCAGTGAAGACCTGGATGCCTATGAGGATTCCACCAGTGAGCCCATCGGAGAGAGGCAGAATGATGAATCAGAGTCATTGACTTTGTGTGAGCCGTCTGTCTCAGAATCTGAAATCCATGAATGTGTGAGCATTGTGCAAAATGAACCCTGTGATATTGGTGTTGAGAGTGGTGAGGAGGCAAATGAGCTGCTTGGACAGGAGTGTGTTgaactgcaagaaaagtgtattattaaaGTAACAGACTCCAAGAGAGATACGAATAGTGAAAAAGTGCACAACAGGAAAGGAACAACAGGCGAGAGGCAGTTTAAGAGCTTGGCAGAGCAGTCCATAGAGGGCTCCACGGATACGTTAGTGGCAGAAATAGGAATCATTGCAACCGAAGAAAAGGTCTCTCAGGATAAGAATAGTGAACAGATGCCCATGTTGAACAGAgagggtggacagaatagcCCAAAATCCATATTGCAGGGTAAATGCTTTCCATTCATGAATGGGGctgtgggggaggaagaagtgagtgcAGCATCCAACAATCGTAAAAAGCAATCAACTTCATCTAATCCAGAAAGCATTGAGGACCGAGCCGAGAGAAGGACTGTGAACGGCGTACCCAACATGAGCTCAGTCATGCATAGTGTGGCAGCGTCTGGTTGTAGTATTTGTCTCCAGAGTAAGAAATTATTAGATGAAACAAGTGCTGGAGACTCTTGGCGCAGTGCTGGGCTTATGAACGAGGGCTCCATTGGGGGAGGGGCCGTGCGGGGGGTTACCACGGGACCAGGCAGTCGGGTGTCTCTCTACTCCACTCCAATGCACTCGCGCACACCTTCATCCTGCATACCGTCAACCCCTTGTGAAGATAG GCTTGGTGCAGGAGATAGCAAAAGTGGTACTTTCGCTACACTTGATGGACTTCATAGTGTTAGTGATGAAGTGACCAAGAGACTGCACCAAATTCTTCTCCATCATCAG TCTGAGAAGGAATCTCTAAAGAGGGACCTGCAGGCCACCAGACATGCTCTGTACAACCAGATCCAGCACAACCGttgtcacaaccaccaccacgatggAACAGAAGATCAA ATGTCCCTGCCCGAGAGTGTTGGTTCAGGCTCGGGTGGTTCTGTAGGTCAGGAGTCTGGTGTGTCGGACACGTCGTGGGAGGCTGTGGAAGAGGGAGACGCCCGGCCAACACTCTGGGTCCCTGACCATGCTGTGGACTCCTGCATGGGCTGCAACACTCAGTTCTGGATGGGGCGACGGAAGCATCACTGCAG GAGTTGTGGTAAGATTTTCTGTTCAGACTGCTCAGAACACAGCATCCCCATCCCTCGTGAGCAGCTGTACCAGCCAGTAAGGGTATGTGGAACCTGTTTCTTTACCCTGGGAATGGAACACACAAAGCCAAAGatagttgctgctgcttctaatTAG
- the LOC135088676 gene encoding myotubularin-related protein 4-like isoform X5, whose product MINVLYESLQVGRVLSYLTHSPVSMDGEDSGGGTGDTSTYQVLAAQDSYPKQICQFDEPSLSIPFIPLSGEYALFVGRTSEGLIAHSNYRVFLQQRDATYHIPLGVVEVVECREIFFLYLLCKDTKSYKCTFPTGEQCAEWQRRLTKALSLPQRLENVFAFAFYMWSMEETRELHNALVEPEGQQSYAVRAEKMFDEEVRRLGFDLGGAWRISMANSEYQLCPTYPKKLVVPASINDNVLDFVARFRAARRIPAVVWRHANGAVIARCSQPEVGWLGWRSSEDEDLVKAISEACAYDSPISSSNGIGITSSQLAPRNDSDKEAVTPSSDIPSLCDLPEAKAQADIKKVLIVDARSYATAVANRARGGGCECPEYYPQCEIQFMNLANIHTIRKSHHALRQLASSSPDIPNWLSLLENSRWLGHLSGLFKAAVTIVQAVEREARPVLVHCSDGWDRTPQLTALSQLLLDPYYRTIDGFVVLIEREWVEFGHKFSDRCGIGRCCEDINERCPVFLQWLDCVHHLLYWYPTAFQFNQAFLVKLAQHVYSNLFGTFLCNSSQERVQADIGDRSYSVWSFLKANKQRYTNYLYVPTQQVLYPSCHIKDLRLWTSVYMPEMGEVTADTTTSAHPSVGDDEVPCIYLPHHQLPCYQQLDEDEDIQGGGGELVKTKSYDDLLAGTSPPSHQPLRRSSDPNIRESGPNMAMLNSALGAELGNDDSEAAVDHANEDAASEDLDAYEDSTSEPIGERQNDESESLTLCEPSVSESEIHECVSIVQNEPCDIGVESGEEANELLGQECVELQEKCIIKVTDSKRDTNSEKVHNRKGTTGERQFKSLAEQSIEGSTDTLVAEIGIIATEEKVSQDKNSEQMPMLNREGGQNSPKSILQGKCFPFMNGAVGEEEVSAASNNRKKQSTSSNPESIEDRAERRTVNGVPNMSSVMHSVAASGCSICLQSKKLLDETSAGDSWRSAGLMNEGSIGGGAVRGVTTGPGSRVSLYSTPMHSRTPSSCIPSTPCEDRLGAGDSKSGTFATLDGLHSVSDEVTKRLHQILLHHQSEKESLKRDLQATRHALYNQIQHNRCHNHHHDGTEDQMSLPESVGSGSGGSVGQESGVSDTSWEAVEEGDARPTLWVPDHAVDSCMGCNTQFWMGRRKHHCRLVASGSSCSSIQPLNQSEELW is encoded by the exons ATGATCAATGTTTTGTATGAAAGTCTACAAGTGGGAAGAGTGTTGTCATATTT GACTCACAGCCCAGTGAGCATGGACGGTGAGGATAGTGGTGGAGGAACAGGGGATACATCCACTTACCAG GTATTAGCGGCCCAAGACTCGTATCCGAAGCAGATCTGCCAGTTTGATGAGCCCTCCCTGTCCATCCCGTTCATCCCTCTGAGTGGGGAGTACGCCCTGTTTGTGGGGCGCACCTCAGAGGGCCTCATTGCCCACTCCAACTACCGGGTGTTCTTGCAACAGCGCGATGCTACGTACCATATTCCCCTcggggtggtggaggtagtggagtgTCGGGagatcttcttcctctacctgcTCTGTAAAGACACCAAATCTTATAA ATGTACGTTCCCAACTGGCGAGCAGTGTGCTGAGTGGCAGCGGCGTCTGACCAAGGCTTTGTCTCTCCCTCAACGTCTTGAAAATGTCTTTGCCTTTGCCTTCTACATGTGGAGCATGGAGGAGACGCGTGAGCTGCACAATGCCCTGGTTGAACCTGAAGGCCAGCAGTCTTATGCTGTACGGGCTGAGAAAATGTTTGATGAAGAG GTACGACGACTCGGCTTTGACTTGGGAGGAGCGTGGCGCATCTCAATGGCAAACAGTGAATACCAGCTTTGTCCCACATATCCCAAGAAGCTGGTGGTTCCGGCATCAATCAACGACAATGTACTGGACTTTGTGGCACGGTTCAGGGCAGCAAGAAGGATTCCAGCTGTGGTGTGGAG GCATGCCAATGGAGCTGTCATTGCTCGATGTAGTCAGCCTGAAGTTGGCTGGTTGGGTTGGCGTTCCAGTGAAGATGAGGACTTGGTGAAGGCCATCTCTGAAGCTTGTGCCTATGACAGCCCCATCTCATCCTCCAATGGTATCGGTATTACATCCTCCCAGCTGGCACCACGAAACGACAGCGACAAAGAAGCCGTTACTCCATCCTCTGATATTCCATCTCTGTGTGATTTGCCAGAAGCCAAGGCTCAGGCAGACATAAAG AAAGTACTAATTGTGGATGCTAGATCATATGCAACAGCTGTGGCCAACCGAGCTCGAGGGGGAGGGTGTGAGTGTCCAGAATACTACCCTCAGTGTGAAATTCAGTTCATGAACCTTGCTAACATTCACACCATTCGCAAGTCTCACCACGCCCTTCGTCAGCTGGCATCCTCCTCTCCTGACATCCCCaa TTGGTTGTCCTTACTGGAGAACTCTCGGTGGCTGGGACATCTGTCAGGACTGTTCAAGGCAGCTGTGACAATAGTACAGGCGGTGGAGCGGGAGGCCAGGCCAGTCCTTGTTCACTGCTCAGATGGATGGGACCGAACACCCCAGCTGACAGCTCTCTCTCAATTGCTGCTTGACCCTTACTACAGAACTATAGAT GGCTTTGTGGTTCTCATTGAGCGTGAGTGGGTAGAATTTGGCCACAAGTTCAGTGACAGGTGTGGTATTGGCCGCTGTTGTGAGGACATCAATGAGAGGTGTCCGGTGTTCCTGCAGTGGCTTGACTGTGTCCACCACCTCCTGTACTGGTATCCCACTGCATTCCAGTTCAATCAAGCTTTTCTG GTCAAACTAGCACAGCATGTGTACAGCAACCTGTTTGGCACATTCCTGTGTAACTCTTCCCAAGAGCGGGTCCAGGCTGACATTGGCGACCGATCCTACTCTGTGTGGTCCTTCCTCAAGGCCAACAAGCAGCGATACACCAACTACCTCTACGTCCCCACTCAGCAG GTGCTATACCCCTCGTGCCACATTAAAGACCTGCGTCTGTGGACGTCAGTGTACATGCCTGAGATGGGTGAGGTGACggctgacaccaccaccagtgctcACCCgagtgttggtgatgatgag GTACCCTGCATCTACTTACCACACCATCAGCTACCTTGCTACCAACAACTA gatgaagatgaggacattcaaggtggaggaggagaattagtcAAGACCAAATCATATGATGACCTCCTGGCTggtacctcccctccctcacaccagCCCCTGCGGCGCTCCTCAGACCCAAACATCAGAGAAAG TGGACCCAATATGGCTATGCTCAACTCTGCTCTTGGAGCTGAATTAGGAAATGATGACTCTGAGGCTGCTGTTGACCATGCCAATGAGGACGCAGCCAGTGAAGACCTGGATGCCTATGAGGATTCCACCAGTGAGCCCATCGGAGAGAGGCAGAATGATGAATCAGAGTCATTGACTTTGTGTGAGCCGTCTGTCTCAGAATCTGAAATCCATGAATGTGTGAGCATTGTGCAAAATGAACCCTGTGATATTGGTGTTGAGAGTGGTGAGGAGGCAAATGAGCTGCTTGGACAGGAGTGTGTTgaactgcaagaaaagtgtattattaaaGTAACAGACTCCAAGAGAGATACGAATAGTGAAAAAGTGCACAACAGGAAAGGAACAACAGGCGAGAGGCAGTTTAAGAGCTTGGCAGAGCAGTCCATAGAGGGCTCCACGGATACGTTAGTGGCAGAAATAGGAATCATTGCAACCGAAGAAAAGGTCTCTCAGGATAAGAATAGTGAACAGATGCCCATGTTGAACAGAgagggtggacagaatagcCCAAAATCCATATTGCAGGGTAAATGCTTTCCATTCATGAATGGGGctgtgggggaggaagaagtgagtgcAGCATCCAACAATCGTAAAAAGCAATCAACTTCATCTAATCCAGAAAGCATTGAGGACCGAGCCGAGAGAAGGACTGTGAACGGCGTACCCAACATGAGCTCAGTCATGCATAGTGTGGCAGCGTCTGGTTGTAGTATTTGTCTCCAGAGTAAGAAATTATTAGATGAAACAAGTGCTGGAGACTCTTGGCGCAGTGCTGGGCTTATGAACGAGGGCTCCATTGGGGGAGGGGCCGTGCGGGGGGTTACCACGGGACCAGGCAGTCGGGTGTCTCTCTACTCCACTCCAATGCACTCGCGCACACCTTCATCCTGCATACCGTCAACCCCTTGTGAAGATAG GCTTGGTGCAGGAGATAGCAAAAGTGGTACTTTCGCTACACTTGATGGACTTCATAGTGTTAGTGATGAAGTGACCAAGAGACTGCACCAAATTCTTCTCCATCATCAG TCTGAGAAGGAATCTCTAAAGAGGGACCTGCAGGCCACCAGACATGCTCTGTACAACCAGATCCAGCACAACCGttgtcacaaccaccaccacgatggAACAGAAGATCAA ATGTCCCTGCCCGAGAGTGTTGGTTCAGGCTCGGGTGGTTCTGTAGGTCAGGAGTCTGGTGTGTCGGACACGTCGTGGGAGGCTGTGGAAGAGGGAGACGCCCGGCCAACACTCTGGGTCCCTGACCATGCTGTGGACTCCTGCATGGGCTGCAACACTCAGTTCTGGATGGGGCGACGGAAGCATCACTGCAGGTTAGTTGCCAG CGGATCATCTTGCTCAAGCATCCAACCACTCAACCAATCAGAG GAGTTGTGGTAA
- the LOC135088676 gene encoding myotubularin-related protein 4-like isoform X6 yields the protein MINVLYESLQVGRVLSYLTHSPVSMDGEDSGGGTGDTSTYQVLAAQDSYPKQICQFDEPSLSIPFIPLSGEYALFVGRTSEGLIAHSNYRVFLQQRDATYHIPLGVVEVVECREIFFLYLLCKDTKSYKCTFPTGEQCAEWQRRLTKALSLPQRLENVFAFAFYMWSMEETRELHNALVEPEGQQSYAVRAEKMFDEEVRRLGFDLGGAWRISMANSEYQLCPTYPKKLVVPASINDNVLDFVARFRAARRIPAVVWRHANGAVIARCSQPEVGWLGWRSSEDEDLVKAISEACAYDSPISSSNGIGITSSQLAPRNDSDKEAVTPSSDIPSLCDLPEAKAQADIKKVLIVDARSYATAVANRARGGGCECPEYYPQCEIQFMNLANIHTIRKSHHALRQLASSSPDIPNWLSLLENSRWLGHLSGLFKAAVTIVQAVEREARPVLVHCSDGWDRTPQLTALSQLLLDPYYRTIDGFVVLIEREWVEFGHKFSDRCGIGRCCEDINERCPVFLQWLDCVHHLLYWYPTAFQFNQAFLVKLAQHVYSNLFGTFLCNSSQERVQADIGDRSYSVWSFLKANKQRYTNYLYVPTQQVLYPSCHIKDLRLWTSVYMPEMGEVTADTTTSAHPSVGDDEVPCIYLPHHQLPCYQQLDEDEDIQGGGGELVKTKSYDDLLAGTSPPSHQPLRRSSDPNIRESGPNMAMLNSALGAELGNDDSEAAVDHANEDAASEDLDAYEDSTSEPIGERQNDESESLTLCEPSVSESEIHECVSIVQNEPCDIGVESGEEANELLGQECVELQEKCIIKVTDSKRDTNSEKVHNRKGTTGERQFKSLAEQSIEGSTDTLVAEIGIIATEEKVSQDKNSEQMPMLNREGGQNSPKSILQGKCFPFMNGAVGEEEVSAASNNRKKQSTSSNPESIEDRAERRTVNGVPNMSSVMHSVAASGCSICLQSKKLLDETSAGDSWRSAGLMNEGSIGGGAVRGVTTGPGSRVSLYSTPMHSRTPSSCIPSTPCEDRLGAGDSKSGTFATLDGLHSVSDEVTKRLHQILLHHQSEKESLKRDLQATRHALYNQIQHNRCHNHHHDGTEDQMSLPESVGSGSGGSVGQESGVSDTSWEAVEEGDARPTLWVPDHAVDSCMGCNTQFWMGRRKHHCSGSSCSSIQPLNQSEELW from the exons ATGATCAATGTTTTGTATGAAAGTCTACAAGTGGGAAGAGTGTTGTCATATTT GACTCACAGCCCAGTGAGCATGGACGGTGAGGATAGTGGTGGAGGAACAGGGGATACATCCACTTACCAG GTATTAGCGGCCCAAGACTCGTATCCGAAGCAGATCTGCCAGTTTGATGAGCCCTCCCTGTCCATCCCGTTCATCCCTCTGAGTGGGGAGTACGCCCTGTTTGTGGGGCGCACCTCAGAGGGCCTCATTGCCCACTCCAACTACCGGGTGTTCTTGCAACAGCGCGATGCTACGTACCATATTCCCCTcggggtggtggaggtagtggagtgTCGGGagatcttcttcctctacctgcTCTGTAAAGACACCAAATCTTATAA ATGTACGTTCCCAACTGGCGAGCAGTGTGCTGAGTGGCAGCGGCGTCTGACCAAGGCTTTGTCTCTCCCTCAACGTCTTGAAAATGTCTTTGCCTTTGCCTTCTACATGTGGAGCATGGAGGAGACGCGTGAGCTGCACAATGCCCTGGTTGAACCTGAAGGCCAGCAGTCTTATGCTGTACGGGCTGAGAAAATGTTTGATGAAGAG GTACGACGACTCGGCTTTGACTTGGGAGGAGCGTGGCGCATCTCAATGGCAAACAGTGAATACCAGCTTTGTCCCACATATCCCAAGAAGCTGGTGGTTCCGGCATCAATCAACGACAATGTACTGGACTTTGTGGCACGGTTCAGGGCAGCAAGAAGGATTCCAGCTGTGGTGTGGAG GCATGCCAATGGAGCTGTCATTGCTCGATGTAGTCAGCCTGAAGTTGGCTGGTTGGGTTGGCGTTCCAGTGAAGATGAGGACTTGGTGAAGGCCATCTCTGAAGCTTGTGCCTATGACAGCCCCATCTCATCCTCCAATGGTATCGGTATTACATCCTCCCAGCTGGCACCACGAAACGACAGCGACAAAGAAGCCGTTACTCCATCCTCTGATATTCCATCTCTGTGTGATTTGCCAGAAGCCAAGGCTCAGGCAGACATAAAG AAAGTACTAATTGTGGATGCTAGATCATATGCAACAGCTGTGGCCAACCGAGCTCGAGGGGGAGGGTGTGAGTGTCCAGAATACTACCCTCAGTGTGAAATTCAGTTCATGAACCTTGCTAACATTCACACCATTCGCAAGTCTCACCACGCCCTTCGTCAGCTGGCATCCTCCTCTCCTGACATCCCCaa TTGGTTGTCCTTACTGGAGAACTCTCGGTGGCTGGGACATCTGTCAGGACTGTTCAAGGCAGCTGTGACAATAGTACAGGCGGTGGAGCGGGAGGCCAGGCCAGTCCTTGTTCACTGCTCAGATGGATGGGACCGAACACCCCAGCTGACAGCTCTCTCTCAATTGCTGCTTGACCCTTACTACAGAACTATAGAT GGCTTTGTGGTTCTCATTGAGCGTGAGTGGGTAGAATTTGGCCACAAGTTCAGTGACAGGTGTGGTATTGGCCGCTGTTGTGAGGACATCAATGAGAGGTGTCCGGTGTTCCTGCAGTGGCTTGACTGTGTCCACCACCTCCTGTACTGGTATCCCACTGCATTCCAGTTCAATCAAGCTTTTCTG GTCAAACTAGCACAGCATGTGTACAGCAACCTGTTTGGCACATTCCTGTGTAACTCTTCCCAAGAGCGGGTCCAGGCTGACATTGGCGACCGATCCTACTCTGTGTGGTCCTTCCTCAAGGCCAACAAGCAGCGATACACCAACTACCTCTACGTCCCCACTCAGCAG GTGCTATACCCCTCGTGCCACATTAAAGACCTGCGTCTGTGGACGTCAGTGTACATGCCTGAGATGGGTGAGGTGACggctgacaccaccaccagtgctcACCCgagtgttggtgatgatgag GTACCCTGCATCTACTTACCACACCATCAGCTACCTTGCTACCAACAACTA gatgaagatgaggacattcaaggtggaggaggagaattagtcAAGACCAAATCATATGATGACCTCCTGGCTggtacctcccctccctcacaccagCCCCTGCGGCGCTCCTCAGACCCAAACATCAGAGAAAG TGGACCCAATATGGCTATGCTCAACTCTGCTCTTGGAGCTGAATTAGGAAATGATGACTCTGAGGCTGCTGTTGACCATGCCAATGAGGACGCAGCCAGTGAAGACCTGGATGCCTATGAGGATTCCACCAGTGAGCCCATCGGAGAGAGGCAGAATGATGAATCAGAGTCATTGACTTTGTGTGAGCCGTCTGTCTCAGAATCTGAAATCCATGAATGTGTGAGCATTGTGCAAAATGAACCCTGTGATATTGGTGTTGAGAGTGGTGAGGAGGCAAATGAGCTGCTTGGACAGGAGTGTGTTgaactgcaagaaaagtgtattattaaaGTAACAGACTCCAAGAGAGATACGAATAGTGAAAAAGTGCACAACAGGAAAGGAACAACAGGCGAGAGGCAGTTTAAGAGCTTGGCAGAGCAGTCCATAGAGGGCTCCACGGATACGTTAGTGGCAGAAATAGGAATCATTGCAACCGAAGAAAAGGTCTCTCAGGATAAGAATAGTGAACAGATGCCCATGTTGAACAGAgagggtggacagaatagcCCAAAATCCATATTGCAGGGTAAATGCTTTCCATTCATGAATGGGGctgtgggggaggaagaagtgagtgcAGCATCCAACAATCGTAAAAAGCAATCAACTTCATCTAATCCAGAAAGCATTGAGGACCGAGCCGAGAGAAGGACTGTGAACGGCGTACCCAACATGAGCTCAGTCATGCATAGTGTGGCAGCGTCTGGTTGTAGTATTTGTCTCCAGAGTAAGAAATTATTAGATGAAACAAGTGCTGGAGACTCTTGGCGCAGTGCTGGGCTTATGAACGAGGGCTCCATTGGGGGAGGGGCCGTGCGGGGGGTTACCACGGGACCAGGCAGTCGGGTGTCTCTCTACTCCACTCCAATGCACTCGCGCACACCTTCATCCTGCATACCGTCAACCCCTTGTGAAGATAG GCTTGGTGCAGGAGATAGCAAAAGTGGTACTTTCGCTACACTTGATGGACTTCATAGTGTTAGTGATGAAGTGACCAAGAGACTGCACCAAATTCTTCTCCATCATCAG TCTGAGAAGGAATCTCTAAAGAGGGACCTGCAGGCCACCAGACATGCTCTGTACAACCAGATCCAGCACAACCGttgtcacaaccaccaccacgatggAACAGAAGATCAA ATGTCCCTGCCCGAGAGTGTTGGTTCAGGCTCGGGTGGTTCTGTAGGTCAGGAGTCTGGTGTGTCGGACACGTCGTGGGAGGCTGTGGAAGAGGGAGACGCCCGGCCAACACTCTGGGTCCCTGACCATGCTGTGGACTCCTGCATGGGCTGCAACACTCAGTTCTGGATGGGGCGACGGAAGCATCACTGCAG CGGATCATCTTGCTCAAGCATCCAACCACTCAACCAATCAGAG GAGTTGTGGTAA